Proteins from a genomic interval of Zonotrichia albicollis isolate bZonAlb1 chromosome 18, bZonAlb1.hap1, whole genome shotgun sequence:
- the GAS2L1 gene encoding GAS2-like protein 1 isoform X2, producing the protein MADPSHIQSAASKSIRPFRSSEEYLEAMKEDLAEWFNTLYDLDIQVDTFLESLETGCHLCRHANNVNRTALDFQERHPEAAARMRVPQNEVVFQAKNVVPGSFIARDNVSNFIQWCRQDLGIQDVLMFETNDLVLRKNEKNFVLCLLEVARRGSKFGMLAPMLIQMEEEIEEEMRDQMAEGAPGARRESREPRAGAFPSRARPVALCDLRNLDELVREILGCCSCPSQFPMVKVSEGKYKVGDSNTLIFVRVLRSHVMVRVGGGWDTLEHYLDKHDPCRCAALSHRLPQPRAPGMSPQKAAPGAASSSRTSSPSVPRRPRPAAPPQPRGDPPKPPRQEGLPPRGGAAPCSGSPSRSPAEPRAAGTPRPRAPARSRRCSGDSDSSAASAQSGPRRPPARRDPPDPPAPGSPRASRSPGRGSAPLLLIRRRPDGQHSWARAEPPPAGSPGGRRDPRPGPGDPEELARRLRAPRWLEPGQEQRLFQRLEEEFLANTRLLEQLGDTESAPPAPPAAAAAADSAYCSSSSSSSSLNVFAKHGLPAEEGRRGGSSDGNNNGNNNGNSNGNHGGCPSLPPNPGLADARRRSTFSSSSDESCCFPASWDNHRDTAGNAGSDTDWAAGEDELMEMEESPGPGVPAAPPRPWAKPRLDTQPHRAPSRIPTPQRAPNGSARAWGALQGAPSSLLDREGLEENAWP; encoded by the exons ATGGCCGACCCCAGCCACATCCAGTCGGCCGCCTCCAAGAGCATCCGCCCGTTCCGCTCCAGCGAGGAGTACCTGGAGGCCATGAAGGAGGACCTGGCCGAGTGGTTCAACACCCTCTACGACCTGGACATCCAGGTGGACACCTTCCTGGAGAGCCTGGAGACGGGCTGTCACCTGTGCCGCCACGCCAACAACGTCAACCGCACCGCGCTGGACTTCCAGGAGCGGCACCCCGAGGCGGCCGCCCGCATGCGCGTGCCCCAGAACGAGGTGGTGTTCCAGGCCAAGAACGTGGTGCCCGGCTCCTTCATCGCCAGGGACAACGTCTCCAACTTCATCCAGTGGTGCCGGCAGGACCTGGGCATCCAGGACGTGCTCATGTTCGAGACCAACGACCTGGTGCTGAGGAAGAACGAGAAGAACTTtgtgctctgcctgctggaGGTGGCCAGGAGGGGCTCCAAGTTCGGCATGCTGGCCCCCATGCTGATccagatggaggaggagatCGAGGAGGAGATGAGGGACCAAATGGCGGAGGGGGCGCCGGGCGCGCGCCGGGAGAGCCGGGAGCCGCGGGCGGGCGCCTTCcccagccgggcccggcccgTGGCCCTGTGCGACCTCCGGAACCTGGACGAGCTG GTGCGGGAgatcctgggctgctgctcctgcccctcgCAGTTCCCCATGGTCAAGGTCTCGGAGGGCAAGTACAAAGTGGGCGACTCCAACACGCTCATCTTCGTCAGA GTGCTGCGGAGCCACGTCATGGTGCGGGTTGGCGGCGGCTGGGACACCCTGGAGCATTACCTGGACAAGCACGACCCGTGTCGCTGTGCTGCCCTCT ctcacCGCCTGCCGCAGCCCCGCGCCCCGGGCATGTCCCCCCAAAAAGCGGCTCCCGGCGCCGCCTCCTCGTCCCGCACCTCCAGCCCCAGCGTCCCCCggcgcccccggcccgccgcgcccccccagccccggggggACCCCCCGAAGCCGCCCcggcaggaggggctgccccCTCGGGGGGGAGCCGCCCCCTGCTCCGGCAGCCCCTCCCGGAGCCCCGCCGAGCCGCGGGCAGCGGGGACCCCCAG GCCCCGCGCCCCCGCTCGCTCCCGGCGCTGCTCCGGTGACAGCGACTCCTCGGCCGCCTCGGCTCAGAgcggcccccgccgccccccggcccGCCGGGACCCCCCGGACCCGCCGGCCCCGGGCTCCCCCCGCGCCTCCCGCAGCCCCGGGCGCGGCTCGGCCCCGCTGCTGCTCATCCGCCGCCGGCCCGACGGGCAGCACTCGTGGGCACGGGCCGAGCCCCCCCCGGCCGGGAGCCCCGGCGGGCGGCGCGACCCCCGGCCGGGCCCCGGGGACCCCGAGGAGCTGGCGCGGCGGCTGCGGGCCCCGCGCTGGCTGGAGCCCGGGCAGGAGCAGCGGCTGTTCCAGCGGCTGGAGGAGGAGTTCCTGGCCAACACtcggctgctggagcagctgggggaCACGGAGAGCGCCCCCCCTgcgccccccgccgccgccgctgccgctgaCTCGGCCTATTGCTCCTCGtcatcctcatcttcctccctGAACGTGTTCGCCAAGCACGGGCTGCCCGCCGAGgaggggcggcggggcgggagcAGCGACGGCAACAACAACGGCAACAACAACGGGAACAGCAACGGGAACCACGGCGGGTGCCCCTCGCTGCCGCCCAACCCGGGCCTGGCGGACGCGAGGCGCCGCTCCACCTTCTCCAGCTCCTCGGacgagagctgctgcttcccggCCTCGTGGGACAACCACCGGGACACGGCGGGGAACGCCGGCTCCGACACCGACTGGGCCGCGGGGGAGGACGAGCTGATGGAGATGGAGGAGAGCCCCGGGCCGGGGgtccccgcggccccgccgcggcccTGGGCCAAGCCCCGGCTGGACACGCAGCCCCACAGGGCGCCCTCCCGCATCCCCacgccccagcgggcccccaaCGGCAGCgccagggcctggggggctctgcagggcgccccctcctccctcctggaCCGCGAGGGGCTGGAGGAGAACGCGTGGCCATGA
- the GAS2L1 gene encoding GAS2-like protein 1 isoform X1: MADPSHIQSAASKSIRPFRSSEEYLEAMKEDLAEWFNTLYDLDIQVDTFLESLETGCHLCRHANNVNRTALDFQERHPEAAARMRVPQNEVVFQAKNVVPGSFIARDNVSNFIQWCRQDLGIQDVLMFETNDLVLRKNEKNFVLCLLEVARRGSKFGMLAPMLIQMEEEIEEEMRDQMAEGAPGARRESREPRAGAFPSRARPVALCDLRNLDELVRHALPAEPCAWVREILGCCSCPSQFPMVKVSEGKYKVGDSNTLIFVRVLRSHVMVRVGGGWDTLEHYLDKHDPCRCAALSHRLPQPRAPGMSPQKAAPGAASSSRTSSPSVPRRPRPAAPPQPRGDPPKPPRQEGLPPRGGAAPCSGSPSRSPAEPRAAGTPRPRAPARSRRCSGDSDSSAASAQSGPRRPPARRDPPDPPAPGSPRASRSPGRGSAPLLLIRRRPDGQHSWARAEPPPAGSPGGRRDPRPGPGDPEELARRLRAPRWLEPGQEQRLFQRLEEEFLANTRLLEQLGDTESAPPAPPAAAAAADSAYCSSSSSSSSLNVFAKHGLPAEEGRRGGSSDGNNNGNNNGNSNGNHGGCPSLPPNPGLADARRRSTFSSSSDESCCFPASWDNHRDTAGNAGSDTDWAAGEDELMEMEESPGPGVPAAPPRPWAKPRLDTQPHRAPSRIPTPQRAPNGSARAWGALQGAPSSLLDREGLEENAWP; encoded by the exons ATGGCCGACCCCAGCCACATCCAGTCGGCCGCCTCCAAGAGCATCCGCCCGTTCCGCTCCAGCGAGGAGTACCTGGAGGCCATGAAGGAGGACCTGGCCGAGTGGTTCAACACCCTCTACGACCTGGACATCCAGGTGGACACCTTCCTGGAGAGCCTGGAGACGGGCTGTCACCTGTGCCGCCACGCCAACAACGTCAACCGCACCGCGCTGGACTTCCAGGAGCGGCACCCCGAGGCGGCCGCCCGCATGCGCGTGCCCCAGAACGAGGTGGTGTTCCAGGCCAAGAACGTGGTGCCCGGCTCCTTCATCGCCAGGGACAACGTCTCCAACTTCATCCAGTGGTGCCGGCAGGACCTGGGCATCCAGGACGTGCTCATGTTCGAGACCAACGACCTGGTGCTGAGGAAGAACGAGAAGAACTTtgtgctctgcctgctggaGGTGGCCAGGAGGGGCTCCAAGTTCGGCATGCTGGCCCCCATGCTGATccagatggaggaggagatCGAGGAGGAGATGAGGGACCAAATGGCGGAGGGGGCGCCGGGCGCGCGCCGGGAGAGCCGGGAGCCGCGGGCGGGCGCCTTCcccagccgggcccggcccgTGGCCCTGTGCGACCTCCGGAACCTGGACGAGCTGGTGAGACACGCGCTGCCCGCCGAGCCCTGCGCCTGG GTGCGGGAgatcctgggctgctgctcctgcccctcgCAGTTCCCCATGGTCAAGGTCTCGGAGGGCAAGTACAAAGTGGGCGACTCCAACACGCTCATCTTCGTCAGA GTGCTGCGGAGCCACGTCATGGTGCGGGTTGGCGGCGGCTGGGACACCCTGGAGCATTACCTGGACAAGCACGACCCGTGTCGCTGTGCTGCCCTCT ctcacCGCCTGCCGCAGCCCCGCGCCCCGGGCATGTCCCCCCAAAAAGCGGCTCCCGGCGCCGCCTCCTCGTCCCGCACCTCCAGCCCCAGCGTCCCCCggcgcccccggcccgccgcgcccccccagccccggggggACCCCCCGAAGCCGCCCcggcaggaggggctgccccCTCGGGGGGGAGCCGCCCCCTGCTCCGGCAGCCCCTCCCGGAGCCCCGCCGAGCCGCGGGCAGCGGGGACCCCCAG GCCCCGCGCCCCCGCTCGCTCCCGGCGCTGCTCCGGTGACAGCGACTCCTCGGCCGCCTCGGCTCAGAgcggcccccgccgccccccggcccGCCGGGACCCCCCGGACCCGCCGGCCCCGGGCTCCCCCCGCGCCTCCCGCAGCCCCGGGCGCGGCTCGGCCCCGCTGCTGCTCATCCGCCGCCGGCCCGACGGGCAGCACTCGTGGGCACGGGCCGAGCCCCCCCCGGCCGGGAGCCCCGGCGGGCGGCGCGACCCCCGGCCGGGCCCCGGGGACCCCGAGGAGCTGGCGCGGCGGCTGCGGGCCCCGCGCTGGCTGGAGCCCGGGCAGGAGCAGCGGCTGTTCCAGCGGCTGGAGGAGGAGTTCCTGGCCAACACtcggctgctggagcagctgggggaCACGGAGAGCGCCCCCCCTgcgccccccgccgccgccgctgccgctgaCTCGGCCTATTGCTCCTCGtcatcctcatcttcctccctGAACGTGTTCGCCAAGCACGGGCTGCCCGCCGAGgaggggcggcggggcgggagcAGCGACGGCAACAACAACGGCAACAACAACGGGAACAGCAACGGGAACCACGGCGGGTGCCCCTCGCTGCCGCCCAACCCGGGCCTGGCGGACGCGAGGCGCCGCTCCACCTTCTCCAGCTCCTCGGacgagagctgctgcttcccggCCTCGTGGGACAACCACCGGGACACGGCGGGGAACGCCGGCTCCGACACCGACTGGGCCGCGGGGGAGGACGAGCTGATGGAGATGGAGGAGAGCCCCGGGCCGGGGgtccccgcggccccgccgcggcccTGGGCCAAGCCCCGGCTGGACACGCAGCCCCACAGGGCGCCCTCCCGCATCCCCacgccccagcgggcccccaaCGGCAGCgccagggcctggggggctctgcagggcgccccctcctccctcctggaCCGCGAGGGGCTGGAGGAGAACGCGTGGCCATGA